The following proteins come from a genomic window of Actinomycetota bacterium:
- a CDS encoding AIR carboxylase family protein has protein sequence MIPDFAKKLKENKFEAVIAGAGKAAHLPGVIAAYTTLPVIGVPIKTDDLGGLDSLLSIVQMPGGAP, from the coding sequence CTGATCCCAGATTTCGCAAAAAAACTTAAAGAGAATAAATTTGAAGCAGTAATTGCCGGAGCCGGCAAAGCGGCTCATCTTCCGGGGGTAATAGCTGCATATACGACACTCCCTGTAATAGGGGTTCCTATTAAAACTGATGATCTCGGTGGGCTGGATTCGCTTTTATCCATAGTGCAGATGCCGGGAGGAGCTCCATAA